In the genome of Dermacentor variabilis isolate Ectoservices chromosome 5, ASM5094787v1, whole genome shotgun sequence, one region contains:
- the LOC142582494 gene encoding isatin hydrolase-like, with product MGPKLVDLSYVFDKNTAYPSPAANFSLDVRYRKTKHGVRYQEENLCSSTQGGTHVIAPRHLLKGRWSVTDLPLNRLVVPGAVIDIAIHVLRSRDYRLRITDVMRWEDIHGRLPQGCVLFVRTGWSRYWPSWYKYHGHPAAAGNGTLSYLPFDTRPHHPGVHPDTATWLVSKRKVYGVGIDAPSLDYGPSKDLGAQHILLAANIYGLVNVANLQELPSVGSTLFVFPMKIRGAGAAPVRILAVVP from the exons ATGGGGCCAAAGCTGGTCGACCTGTCATACGTGTTCGACAAGAACACCGCCTACCCGTCCCCGGCGGCAAACTTCTCGCTGGATGTCCGCTACCGAAAGACCAAGCACGGAGTCCG GTACCAGGAGGAAAACTTGTGCTCATCGACGCAAGGTGGCACGCACGTGATCGCGCCCCGGCATCTGCTCAAGGGCCGCTGGTCCGTGACCGACCTGCCGCTCAACCGGCTCGTGGTGCCCGGCGCGGTCATCGACATCGCCATTCACGTTTTGCGCAGCCGCGATTACCGGCTGCGCATAACGGACGTCATGCGCTGGGAGGACATCCACGGACGGCTTCCTCAGGGATGCGTGCTCTTCGTGCGCACGGGCTGGTCCCGGTACTGGCCCTCCTGGTACAAGTACCACGGACACCCGGCGGCGGCTGGCAACGGGACGTTGTCCTACCTGCCGTTCGACACGAGGCCGCACCACCCGGGCGTCCACCCGGACACGGCCACGTGGCTAGTGTCCAAGCGGAAAGTGTACGGCGTGGGCATCGACGCCCCGTCCCTGGACTACGGTCCCTCCAAGGATCTCGGAGCGCAGCACATCTTGCTCGCGGCCAACATCTACGGGCTCGTGAATGTGGCCAACCTCCAGGAACTGCCGTCCGTCGGGTCGACGCTGTTCGTCTTTCCCATGAAGATACGAGGAGCCGGAGCCGCTCCCGTTCGAATATTAGCCGTGGTACCTTGA